A section of the Pseudorasbora parva isolate DD20220531a chromosome 2, ASM2467924v1, whole genome shotgun sequence genome encodes:
- the LOC137048820 gene encoding beta-1,4 N-acetylgalactosaminyltransferase 1-like, with translation MTKAAAKATSNIQSFLNKDELEDLKRRRSEEYQKYQLRMGTQMDSVILAQANSPLQYPIQGIVVPPLTKTVIPGLALQAQITELYKVSLSVKRGVLSVEDDLDEQQVDGQGQSELSISSSSLTQLNDLLSRVTYTSTIYHIKTKDLVHFSFEDHEAIFPIVIKRPSVPVLYDPGTDINSQVTITTKTFLRYEELNILINSIRQFYPQIKIIIADDSLTPEKVTGNNIEHYIMPPAQGWFAGRNLAVSQVTTKYFLWVDDDYIFNNDTQIERFVEIMEKVPELDVVGGAVDRNQFYFRLKYEEGDEEGGGCLRRFHRRNYQSVPGFKNCVFVDGVVNYFLARTDSVRRVGFDPFLKRVAHTEFFLDGLGDLLIASCKGLTVGHQKKRKLSNYRRFRFPGRNDGTNKLAHHYFKNYIKCIRY, from the exons ATGACGAAGGCAGCAG CAAAAGCCACCTCCAATATACAGTCTTTCCTAAACAAAG ATGAACTGGAAGATCTTAAGAGACGTCGGTCGGAGGAATACCAGAAATACCAGCTCAG AATGGGGACACAGATGGACTCAGTTATACTTGCCCAAGCCAACTCGCCCCTCCAATATCCCATCCAGGGTATCGTAGTGCCACCTCTTACAAAAACAGTAATACCAG GTTTGGCTCTGCAAGCACAAATAACAGAACTATATAAG GTGTCTTTGAGTGTGAAGCGTGGAGTGCTCTCAGTAGAGGATGATCTGGATGAACAGCAGGTGGATGGACAGGGTCAGAGTGAGCTGAGCATCTCATCCAGCAGCCTCACACAACTCAACGATCTGCTGTCCAGAGTGACCTACACCAGCACCATCTACCACATCAAGACTAAGGACCTGG tacatttttcttttgagGACCATGAGGCCATATTTCCCATTGTTATCAAGAGACCCTCAGTTCCTGTTTTGTACGACCCCGGCACAG ATATTAACTCACAGGTAACCATAACAACCAAGACCTTTCTGAGATACGAAGAGCTGAACATCCTCATCAACAGTATCCGACAGTTTTATCCCCAAATTAAGATCATCATAGCAGATGACAGTCTGACGCCAGAAAAAGTGACTGGCAACAACATAGAGCACTACATCATGCCTCCTGCACag GGCTGGTTTGCAGGCAGGAATCTGGCTGTTTCTCAAGTCACCACTAAATACTTCCTGTGGGTTGATGATGACTACATATTCAATAACGATACACAGATTGAACGCTTTGTGGAGATAATGGAGAAAGTTCCAGAATTGGATGTG GTTGGTGGTGCAGTGGACAGAAATCAGTTCTATTTCCGCCTTAAATATGAGGAAGGGGATGAAGAGGGAGGCGGTTGTCTCAGACGCTTTCATAGGAGGAACTATCAATCAGTCCCAGGCTTTAAAAACTGCGTCTTTGTAGACGGGGTCGTAAACTACTTCCTGGCACGGACAGATTCTGTGCGACGGGTTGGCTTTGATCCGTTTCTGAAGAGGGTGGCTCACACTG AGTTTTTTCTTGATGGTCTTGGAGATTTGCTGATAGCCTCTTGTAAAGGACTTACAGTCGGCCACCAGAAGAAACGCAAATTAAGCAATTACAGACGCTTTAGGTTTCCAGGACGAAATGATGGCACAAACAAACTGGCCCATCATTACTTCAAGAATTACATAAAATGCATCAGGTACTGA